A single genomic interval of Saccharothrix saharensis harbors:
- a CDS encoding tyrosine-type recombinase/integrase, which produces MLVLAAQESFFLARRPRKDSPHTTAAYRRDLAGVTALLAEVTGTPPDRLVMADLTARNLRAAFGVFADSHAKSSVLRAWSTWNQFLTFCVAEELVAGNPMGAVARPKTPPLVPKPLRGEDTPERLLAAAAEGARRGRDPWPERDVLVLALGLVAGLRSAEMRTLTLASVVGRPGERRLHVAGKGNRDRSVPIEPAMDRIIEQYLVSCRRRFPQGRFDRGSALLRDRHGEPIGRGGLEYLVRSCFRWAGLHDRVPSGANLHALRHTFATRLAEDGASASEIMALLGHASLATSQNYIEATARERRAAVAGNRTYVSLARLPHRE; this is translated from the coding sequence ATGTTGGTGCTTGCCGCTCAGGAGTCGTTCTTCCTCGCTCGTCGGCCGCGGAAGGATTCGCCGCACACGACGGCGGCGTACCGGCGGGACCTGGCGGGTGTCACGGCGTTGTTGGCGGAGGTGACGGGCACTCCCCCGGATCGACTGGTGATGGCGGACCTGACGGCGCGCAACCTGCGTGCGGCGTTCGGGGTGTTCGCGGATTCGCACGCGAAGTCGTCGGTGCTGCGGGCGTGGTCGACGTGGAACCAGTTCCTGACGTTCTGCGTGGCGGAGGAGCTGGTGGCGGGCAACCCGATGGGTGCGGTGGCGCGGCCGAAGACGCCGCCGCTGGTGCCGAAGCCGTTGCGGGGTGAGGACACGCCGGAGCGGTTGTTGGCGGCCGCGGCCGAGGGGGCACGGCGGGGTCGTGATCCGTGGCCGGAGCGGGACGTGCTGGTGTTGGCGTTGGGGTTGGTGGCGGGGTTGCGGTCGGCGGAGATGAGGACGTTGACGTTGGCGTCGGTGGTGGGTCGGCCGGGTGAGCGTCGGTTGCACGTGGCGGGCAAGGGGAATCGGGATCGGTCGGTGCCGATCGAGCCGGCGATGGATCGGATCATCGAGCAGTACCTGGTGTCGTGTCGGCGGCGTTTTCCGCAGGGCCGGTTCGATCGGGGGTCGGCGTTGTTGCGTGATCGGCACGGTGAGCCGATCGGGCGGGGTGGGTTGGAGTACTTGGTGCGGTCGTGCTTCCGGTGGGCGGGGTTGCACGACCGGGTGCCGTCGGGGGCGAACCTGCACGCGTTGCGGCACACGTTCGCGACGCGGTTGGCGGAGGACGGTGCGTCGGCGTCGGAGATCATGGCGTTGTTGGGGCACGCGTCGTTGGCGACGTCGCAGAACTACATCGAGGCGACGGCTCGTGAGCGGCGGGCGGCGGTGGCGGGCAATCGGACGTATGTGTCGTTGGCGCGGTTGCCGCATCGGGAGTAG
- a CDS encoding Ku protein, producing the protein MRSVWRGAISFGLVTIGVRLYTATEEHDFRFHQVHREDGGRIRYKRVCQVCGEEVAYADIAKGYELDDGRVVVLDTEDFDKLPINTDHAIDVLEFVPVDEVDPIYFQKSYYLEPDKAATRPYVLLRTALERSGQLAVVKITIRQRETLAMLRARDDVLVMHTMLWPDEVRKPDFEFLGGEVEVRPQELKMASSLVDSMAGSFDPADFTDDYTEAMQKVIEAKAEGAELPERPEAEESGEVIDLMTALERSVEQAKSARGGKSAGRKPAAKKAPAAKGSAGAERKAPAKKKAKPA; encoded by the coding sequence ATGAGGTCCGTGTGGCGTGGGGCGATCTCCTTCGGGTTGGTGACGATCGGTGTCCGGTTGTACACGGCCACGGAGGAGCACGACTTCCGGTTCCACCAGGTGCACCGGGAGGATGGTGGGCGCATCCGGTACAAGCGGGTGTGCCAGGTGTGCGGCGAGGAGGTCGCTTACGCCGATATCGCGAAGGGTTACGAGCTGGACGACGGTCGGGTCGTGGTGTTGGACACCGAGGATTTCGACAAGTTGCCGATCAACACCGATCACGCGATCGACGTGTTGGAGTTCGTGCCGGTGGACGAGGTCGATCCGATTTATTTTCAGAAGTCTTATTATCTGGAGCCGGACAAGGCTGCGACGCGTCCTTATGTGTTGTTGCGGACGGCGTTGGAGCGCAGTGGGCAGTTGGCGGTGGTGAAGATCACGATTCGTCAGCGGGAGACGTTGGCGATGTTGCGGGCGCGTGATGACGTGTTGGTGATGCACACGATGTTGTGGCCGGATGAGGTGCGGAAGCCGGATTTCGAGTTCTTGGGTGGTGAGGTGGAGGTTCGGCCGCAGGAGTTGAAGATGGCGTCGTCGTTGGTGGACAGCATGGCGGGGTCGTTCGATCCGGCTGATTTCACCGATGACTACACCGAGGCGATGCAGAAGGTGATCGAGGCGAAGGCGGAGGGTGCGGAGTTGCCGGAGCGGCCGGAGGCCGAGGAGTCCGGTGAGGTGATCGATCTGATGACGGCGTTGGAGCGGAGTGTGGAGCAGGCGAAGTCGGCGCGGGGTGGGAAGTCGGCGGGGCGCAAGCCCGCGGCGAAGAAGGCGCCGGCGGCGAAGGGGTCGGCGGGTGCGGAGCGGAAGGCGCCGGCGAAGAAGAAGGCGAAGCCGGCCTGA
- the ligD gene encoding non-homologous end-joining DNA ligase, which produces MVAADAVVAVEGRRVKLTNLDKVLYPEVGFTKAEVIDYYSRIAPVLLPHVAGRPLTVRRYPNGVEGKSFFEKNAPAHAPEWVRTVRVETPGSSRGAEYADFVVVEDLATLVWVANLAALELHVPQWVVGARGGRRSPDLVVFDLDPGEPATVVECCRVACRVREVVEADGLVPVVKTSGSKGLQVYAAVSVSSPERTSEYARGVAQRLAREWPEEVVWRMAKAQRTGKVLIDWSQNNPAKTTVAPYSLRARGRPSVSTPVSWAEVEACRVVEDLVFLADEVRERVAADGDLFAVGKPSPLPR; this is translated from the coding sequence GTGGTGGCGGCTGACGCGGTGGTGGCGGTGGAGGGTCGTCGGGTGAAGCTGACGAACCTGGACAAGGTGCTGTACCCGGAGGTGGGGTTCACCAAGGCGGAGGTGATCGATTACTACTCGCGGATCGCGCCGGTGTTGTTGCCGCACGTGGCGGGTCGGCCGTTGACGGTGCGCCGGTATCCGAACGGGGTGGAGGGGAAGTCGTTCTTCGAGAAGAACGCGCCGGCGCACGCGCCGGAGTGGGTGCGGACGGTGCGGGTGGAGACGCCGGGGTCGTCGCGGGGTGCGGAGTACGCGGACTTCGTGGTGGTGGAGGATTTGGCGACGTTGGTGTGGGTGGCGAACCTGGCGGCGTTGGAGTTGCACGTGCCGCAGTGGGTGGTGGGTGCGCGGGGTGGGCGGCGCTCCCCCGACCTGGTGGTGTTCGACCTGGATCCGGGTGAGCCGGCGACGGTGGTGGAGTGTTGTCGGGTGGCGTGCCGGGTGCGGGAGGTGGTGGAGGCGGACGGGTTGGTGCCGGTGGTGAAGACGTCGGGGTCGAAGGGGTTGCAGGTGTACGCGGCGGTGTCGGTGTCGTCGCCGGAGCGGACGTCGGAGTACGCGCGGGGTGTGGCGCAGCGGTTGGCGCGGGAGTGGCCGGAGGAGGTGGTGTGGCGGATGGCGAAGGCGCAGCGGACGGGGAAGGTGTTGATCGACTGGTCGCAGAACAACCCGGCGAAGACGACGGTGGCGCCGTACTCGTTGCGTGCTCGTGGGCGGCCTTCGGTGTCGACGCCGGTGTCGTGGGCGGAGGTGGAGGCGTGTCGGGTGGTGGAGGACCTGGTGTTCTTGGCTGACGAGGTGCGGGAGCGGGTGGCTGCGGACGGTGATCTGTTCGCGGTGGGAAAGCCGTCGCCGTTGCCGCGGTGA
- a CDS encoding AfsR/SARP family transcriptional regulator, with product MRFGVLGPMVVRRADGSEVRVGGPRLRALLAVLVVDAGRVVGVDRVSEALYGPCPPAGVANAIQSQVSRLRALLDVEVERSPAGYRLVVDPGEVDVLRFEELVARGLPGEALALWRGPALPDVGDAPFAAVCVARWEELRLRAVEEHDGASVGLLRELVAAHPTRERLVARLVRVLHREGRQAEALALVERTRRVLVRELGADPSPVLAAAHGEVVRGERPAARRVLPAQLTSFVGREEEVRLVGRALGSSRLVTLTGAGGAGKTRLAVEAAAVRPGEVCFVDLAPVVGGDVPRAVMAALGLREDGVAAVADPVARLVAALQDRSVLVVLDNCEHVVEDVAGLVGGLLVACAGLRVLATSREALGVTGEVVRPVAPLDVGGVGSAAVRLFADRAGAVNPSFRLDPATAEVVVGICRALDGLPLAIELAAARVRSLPVAEVAARLGDRFRLLSRGSRSAVARHRTLHAVVEWSWGLLDEDERVLARRLTVFRGGVTLGAAAAVCGVAGSDEVLPSLADKSLVEVVGDRYRMSETVREFCAARLVESGEEREVVGAHAAHFAALAARAAPFLYGEGQLVWLGRLAAEHDNLVAALRWAVGHDRAVALRLAADLGWPLWLRGLRSQGASLAAEVVRAVGPTPPEGLAEEYLLCLVNASSTGVAGLPGSPSPRELWPSGLAGPPSRPFLTVLWGMAHGAPRVDVAGLAVVRERLLGPDPWSRALGLLGAGIQSRYEGRVRQAREEFAAALAGFRAVGERWGASLALAQLAGSAREDGDPVGAVGFLDEALALSREFGATEHTAALLCRRSEWKCRSGDLDGAAADVEEAAVVARSQGAVEAVAQAWLGAAEVARRRGDLGGARRWCAEALRVCPRGWFGPEEVRASILVVAGLVEWACGDRVAAAGAWGSAVAVAREWDNRVVLARVVDARAHAAVADGDAARAALLAGAARGLRGGGAVLDPEVVAVEAAAREALGVAVFGEVVARGAALGWDAVAALLDA from the coding sequence GTGCGGTTCGGGGTGTTGGGTCCGATGGTGGTGCGGCGTGCGGACGGGTCGGAGGTCCGGGTCGGTGGGCCGCGGTTGCGGGCGTTGTTGGCGGTGTTGGTGGTGGACGCGGGGCGGGTGGTGGGTGTCGACCGGGTGAGTGAGGCGTTGTACGGGCCGTGTCCGCCGGCGGGGGTGGCGAACGCGATCCAGTCGCAGGTGTCGCGGTTGCGGGCGTTGCTGGACGTGGAGGTGGAGCGCTCCCCCGCCGGGTATCGGCTGGTGGTGGATCCGGGTGAGGTGGACGTGCTGCGGTTCGAGGAGTTGGTGGCGCGGGGTCTGCCGGGTGAGGCGTTGGCGTTGTGGCGTGGTCCGGCGTTGCCGGATGTGGGTGACGCGCCGTTCGCGGCGGTGTGCGTGGCGCGGTGGGAGGAGTTGCGGCTGCGGGCGGTGGAGGAGCACGACGGGGCGTCGGTGGGGTTGTTGCGGGAGTTGGTGGCGGCGCATCCGACGCGGGAGCGGTTGGTGGCGCGGTTGGTGCGGGTGTTGCACCGGGAGGGGCGGCAGGCGGAGGCGTTGGCGCTGGTGGAGCGGACGCGGCGGGTGTTGGTGCGGGAGTTGGGTGCGGACCCCTCCCCTGTGTTGGCGGCGGCGCACGGTGAGGTGGTGCGGGGTGAGCGGCCGGCGGCGCGGCGGGTGTTGCCGGCGCAGTTGACGAGTTTCGTGGGGCGTGAGGAGGAGGTGCGGCTGGTCGGGCGGGCGTTGGGGTCGTCGCGGTTGGTGACGTTGACGGGTGCGGGTGGTGCGGGCAAGACGCGGTTGGCGGTGGAGGCGGCGGCGGTGCGGCCGGGTGAGGTGTGCTTCGTCGATCTGGCGCCGGTGGTGGGTGGGGATGTGCCGCGGGCGGTGATGGCGGCGTTGGGGTTGCGGGAGGACGGGGTGGCGGCGGTGGCGGATCCGGTGGCGCGGTTGGTGGCGGCGTTGCAGGACCGGTCGGTGTTGGTGGTGTTGGACAACTGCGAGCACGTGGTGGAGGACGTGGCGGGGTTGGTGGGTGGGTTGTTGGTGGCGTGTGCGGGGTTGCGGGTGTTGGCGACGTCGCGGGAGGCGTTGGGGGTGACCGGGGAGGTGGTGCGGCCGGTGGCGCCGTTGGACGTGGGTGGGGTGGGGTCGGCGGCGGTGCGGTTGTTCGCGGATCGGGCGGGGGCGGTGAACCCGTCGTTCCGGTTGGATCCGGCGACGGCGGAGGTGGTGGTGGGGATCTGTCGGGCGTTGGACGGGTTGCCGTTGGCGATCGAGTTGGCGGCGGCGCGGGTGCGGTCGTTGCCGGTGGCGGAGGTGGCGGCGCGGTTGGGTGACCGGTTCCGGTTGTTGTCGCGGGGCAGCCGGTCGGCGGTGGCCCGGCATCGGACGTTGCACGCGGTGGTGGAGTGGAGTTGGGGGTTGTTGGACGAGGACGAGCGGGTGTTGGCGCGGCGGTTGACGGTGTTCCGGGGTGGGGTGACGTTGGGTGCCGCGGCGGCGGTGTGCGGGGTGGCGGGGTCGGATGAGGTGTTGCCGTCGTTGGCGGACAAGTCGTTGGTGGAGGTGGTCGGGGACCGGTACCGGATGTCGGAGACGGTGCGGGAGTTCTGCGCGGCGCGGTTGGTGGAGTCGGGTGAGGAGCGGGAGGTGGTGGGGGCGCACGCGGCGCATTTCGCGGCGTTGGCGGCGCGGGCGGCGCCGTTCCTGTACGGGGAGGGTCAGTTGGTGTGGTTGGGGCGGTTGGCGGCCGAGCACGACAACCTGGTGGCGGCGTTGCGGTGGGCGGTGGGGCACGACCGGGCGGTGGCGTTGCGGTTGGCGGCGGATCTGGGGTGGCCGTTGTGGTTGCGGGGGTTGCGGTCGCAGGGTGCGTCGTTGGCGGCGGAGGTGGTGCGGGCGGTGGGTCCGACGCCGCCGGAGGGGTTGGCCGAGGAGTACTTGTTGTGCCTGGTGAACGCGTCGTCGACGGGGGTGGCGGGGTTGCCGGGGTCGCCGTCGCCGCGGGAGCTGTGGCCGTCGGGGTTGGCGGGTCCGCCGTCGCGGCCGTTCTTGACGGTGTTGTGGGGTATGGCGCACGGTGCGCCGCGGGTGGACGTGGCGGGGTTGGCGGTGGTGCGGGAGCGGTTGTTGGGCCCGGATCCGTGGAGCCGGGCGTTGGGTCTGCTGGGGGCGGGGATCCAGTCGCGGTACGAGGGGCGGGTGCGGCAGGCGCGGGAGGAGTTCGCGGCGGCGTTGGCGGGGTTCCGGGCCGTGGGTGAGCGGTGGGGTGCGTCGTTGGCGTTGGCGCAGCTGGCGGGGTCGGCGCGGGAGGACGGGGATCCGGTGGGGGCGGTGGGGTTCCTGGACGAGGCGTTGGCGTTGTCGCGGGAGTTCGGGGCGACCGAGCACACGGCGGCGCTGTTGTGCCGCCGGTCGGAGTGGAAGTGCCGGTCCGGTGACCTGGACGGTGCGGCGGCCGACGTGGAGGAGGCGGCGGTGGTGGCGCGGTCGCAGGGCGCGGTGGAGGCGGTGGCGCAGGCGTGGTTGGGTGCGGCGGAGGTGGCGCGGCGGCGCGGTGACCTGGGTGGTGCGCGGCGGTGGTGCGCGGAGGCGTTGCGGGTGTGTCCCCGGGGCTGGTTCGGGCCGGAGGAGGTGCGTGCGTCGATCCTGGTGGTGGCGGGGCTGGTGGAGTGGGCGTGTGGTGACCGGGTGGCGGCGGCCGGGGCGTGGGGGTCGGCGGTGGCGGTGGCGCGGGAGTGGGACAACCGGGTGGTGTTGGCGCGGGTGGTGGACGCGCGGGCGCACGCGGCGGTGGCGGACGGTGACGCGGCGCGGGCCGCGTTGTTGGCGGGTGCGGCGCGGGGGTTGCGGGGCGGGGGCGCGGTGCTCGACCCGGAGGTGGTGGCGGTGGAGGCGGCGGCGCGGGAGGCGTTGGGCGTGGCGGTGTTCGGTGAGGTGGTGGCGCGCGGCGCCGCGTTGGGGTGGGACGCGGTCGCCGCGCTGCTCGACGCGTGA
- a CDS encoding alpha/beta fold hydrolase: MPRFTAHDGTTLAYHETGDGPPLLCVPGGAGRASTYLGDLGGLHRHRTLLLLDNRGTGDSDAPADPATYRRDRLAADIDALRAHLGLERIDLLGHSAGAGIAMAYAEQHPDRLTSLILLTPALRAIGASPTEADWGEHLRVHADQPWFAQAAAALKAWSDGEDTPANRLAAAPLFYGRWDDRARAHAAAEPAEASPAAQAGYSADGAFRPGHTRRALAALDLPVLVYAGGADPVSPPHLVRQLVDLIPGATYVEHPAAGHFPWLDDPELLVEHLRGFPPR, from the coding sequence ATGCCCCGCTTCACCGCCCACGACGGCACCACCCTGGCCTACCACGAGACCGGCGACGGCCCGCCGCTGCTGTGCGTGCCCGGAGGCGCCGGCCGCGCCTCGACCTACCTCGGCGACCTGGGCGGCCTGCACCGCCACCGCACCCTGCTGCTGCTGGACAACCGCGGCACCGGCGACTCCGACGCCCCCGCCGACCCGGCCACCTACCGGCGCGACCGGCTCGCCGCCGACATCGACGCCCTGCGCGCCCACCTGGGCCTGGAGCGGATCGACCTGCTCGGCCACTCCGCCGGCGCGGGCATCGCCATGGCCTACGCCGAACAGCACCCCGACCGGCTCACGTCGCTGATCCTGCTCACCCCGGCGCTGCGCGCCATCGGCGCCTCACCCACCGAAGCCGACTGGGGCGAGCACCTGCGCGTCCACGCCGACCAGCCCTGGTTCGCGCAGGCCGCGGCCGCGTTGAAGGCCTGGAGCGACGGGGAGGACACCCCCGCCAACCGGCTCGCCGCCGCACCCCTGTTCTACGGCCGCTGGGACGACCGCGCCCGCGCCCACGCCGCCGCCGAACCCGCCGAAGCCTCACCCGCCGCGCAGGCCGGCTACTCCGCCGACGGCGCGTTCCGACCCGGCCACACCCGCCGCGCCCTGGCCGCCCTCGACCTGCCCGTCCTGGTCTACGCGGGCGGCGCCGACCCCGTGTCCCCGCCGCACCTGGTGCGCCAACTCGTCGACCTCATCCCCGGCGCCACCTACGTCGAGCACCCCGCCGCCGGGCACTTCCCGTGGCTGGACGACCCGGAACTCCTCGTCGAGCACCTGCGCGGCTTCCCGCCCCGCTGA
- a CDS encoding DNA polymerase ligase N-terminal domain-containing protein, translating to MGGDLSEYRRKRDAGRTPEPVPGEGVVLPRGGDDTFVIQEHHASRLHWDVRLERGGVLVSWAVPKGLPSEPGTIRLAVRTEDHPLEYASFSGVIPKGEYGAGRMVIWDQGRYETVKWSDREVDVVLHGARVEGEFVFFRRGAAGGAEGAGGDWMVRRRHEAVRAGWVSLPESVSPMLATAAVELPGPASEWAFEFKWDGVRAVARVEGGRVRLTSRLGKDVTGTYPELQGLGAQLGATEVLLDGEIVALEGGRPSFGALQERMHASAAQARRLVGRVPVTFLVFDVLHLDGSPTVGLPYARRRELLEGLGVRGAHWLTPKAFPGAGAAVLAASREQGLEGVVAKRLDSRYVPGRRSPHWVKVTSVETQEVVVGGWRPGGGKRAGLVGSLLLGIPDGGGGLVFAGSVGTGFDRAVPDVAGVAAGSGVRGGAAWWRLTRWWRWRVVG from the coding sequence ATGGGCGGGGATCTTTCGGAGTACCGGCGGAAGCGGGATGCGGGGCGGACGCCGGAGCCGGTGCCGGGTGAGGGGGTGGTGTTGCCGCGTGGTGGTGATGACACGTTCGTGATCCAGGAGCACCACGCGTCGCGGTTGCACTGGGATGTGCGGTTGGAGCGGGGTGGGGTGTTGGTGTCGTGGGCGGTGCCGAAGGGGTTGCCGTCGGAGCCGGGGACGATCCGGTTGGCGGTGCGCACGGAGGATCACCCGTTGGAGTACGCGTCGTTTTCGGGGGTGATTCCGAAGGGTGAGTACGGGGCGGGGCGGATGGTGATCTGGGATCAGGGTCGGTACGAGACGGTGAAGTGGTCCGACCGCGAGGTGGACGTGGTGTTGCACGGTGCGCGGGTGGAGGGTGAGTTCGTGTTCTTCCGCCGTGGTGCGGCTGGTGGTGCGGAGGGGGCGGGCGGGGACTGGATGGTGCGGCGGCGGCACGAGGCGGTGCGGGCGGGTTGGGTGTCGTTGCCGGAGTCGGTCTCCCCCATGTTGGCGACGGCGGCGGTGGAGTTGCCGGGGCCCGCGTCGGAGTGGGCGTTCGAGTTCAAGTGGGACGGGGTGCGGGCGGTGGCGCGGGTGGAGGGTGGGCGGGTGCGGTTGACGAGCCGGTTGGGCAAAGACGTGACGGGGACGTATCCGGAGTTGCAGGGGTTGGGTGCGCAGTTGGGTGCGACGGAGGTGTTGTTGGACGGGGAGATCGTGGCGTTGGAGGGTGGTCGGCCGAGTTTCGGTGCGTTGCAGGAGCGGATGCACGCGTCGGCGGCGCAGGCGCGGCGGTTGGTGGGGCGGGTGCCGGTGACGTTCCTGGTGTTCGACGTGTTGCACCTGGACGGCTCCCCCACGGTGGGGTTGCCGTATGCGCGGCGGCGGGAGTTGTTGGAGGGGTTGGGGGTGCGGGGGGCTCATTGGTTGACGCCGAAGGCGTTCCCGGGTGCGGGTGCGGCGGTGTTGGCGGCGAGTCGGGAGCAGGGGTTGGAGGGGGTGGTGGCGAAGCGGCTGGACTCGCGGTATGTGCCGGGTCGGCGGTCGCCGCACTGGGTGAAGGTGACGTCGGTGGAGACGCAGGAGGTGGTGGTCGGGGGGTGGCGGCCGGGTGGGGGCAAGCGTGCGGGGCTGGTGGGGTCGTTGTTGTTGGGCATCCCGGACGGTGGGGGTGGGTTGGTGTTCGCGGGGTCGGTGGGGACGGGGTTCGACCGGGCGGTTCCCGACGTGGCGGGGGTTGCGGCCGGATCGGGTGTCCGGGGAGGTGCGGCGTGGTGGCGGCTGACGCGGTGGTGGCGGTGGAGGGTCGTCGGGTGA
- a CDS encoding PPOX class F420-dependent oxidoreductase, whose translation MPRIATADTVSRDELVAFLRPRHRALLVTARADGRPQVSPVTCGVDGEGRVVVSTYPRRAKVRNARRDERVTLCVLSDDWDGPYVQVDGRAEVVDLPDALEPLVDYYRCVAGEHPDWDEYREAMRRQGKSLIRVTVDRWGPIATGGFPPELVG comes from the coding sequence ATGCCGAGGATCGCCACCGCCGACACCGTGTCCCGAGACGAGCTGGTCGCGTTCCTGCGGCCCCGCCACCGTGCCCTGCTGGTCACCGCGCGCGCCGACGGGCGGCCGCAGGTGTCGCCGGTGACGTGCGGGGTGGACGGCGAGGGCCGGGTGGTGGTGTCGACGTATCCGCGGCGGGCGAAGGTCCGCAACGCGCGCCGGGACGAGCGGGTGACGCTGTGCGTGCTGTCCGACGACTGGGACGGCCCCTACGTGCAGGTCGACGGCCGTGCCGAGGTGGTGGACCTGCCGGACGCCCTGGAGCCGCTGGTGGACTACTACCGGTGCGTCGCGGGTGAGCACCCGGACTGGGACGAGTACCGGGAGGCGATGCGCCGCCAGGGCAAGTCCCTGATCCGCGTCACGGTCGACCGGTGGGGGCCGATCGCGACCGGCGGCTTCCCGCCCGAGCTGGTGGGCTGA
- a CDS encoding glycosyltransferase, which produces MPPRISVVIPTYNRAELLRRTLDSLTDQTLPPDDFDVVVADDGSHDHTADVVTTYQNRLHLHYHHQPDHGRRVAHARNAGARLTTAPVLAFLDSGTLAGPDFTRAHADAHTTHPVLNLGYVHGYRPWDPTPGLADALTTRTPKQLHHDFQHHPGFRDIRHEPLAAVDFQPDRLPFPWLYAWGMNLSVRRTDFDAVGGFDERFTSWGTEDIELGYRLRRHGLATRFDLTAWAVEPPHDRDTGEMLAGAKRTMRQFLDQTHEPDVELVWAALERDDPLIAEAEHHALTAWTDRARTLDVRPEIEHHAADAGGPVCVIGCGDDIPDLPDGSVLIDFDADVLEKAAGPHERHHAIGLQVPLPDNAVQRVVVTSRLAGLWRTWGDVITAEAGRVGREAPRVVAEPLT; this is translated from the coding sequence ATGCCCCCGCGGATCTCCGTCGTCATCCCCACCTACAACCGCGCCGAACTGCTCCGCCGCACCCTCGACAGCCTCACCGACCAAACCCTCCCACCCGACGACTTCGACGTCGTCGTCGCCGACGACGGCTCACACGACCACACCGCCGACGTCGTCACCACCTACCAAAACCGCCTCCACCTGCACTACCACCACCAACCCGACCACGGCCGACGCGTCGCACACGCCCGCAACGCCGGCGCACGCCTCACCACCGCACCCGTCCTCGCCTTCCTCGACAGCGGCACCCTCGCCGGCCCCGACTTCACCCGAGCCCACGCCGACGCCCACACCACCCACCCCGTCCTCAACCTCGGCTACGTCCACGGCTACCGACCCTGGGACCCCACACCCGGACTCGCCGACGCCCTCACCACCCGAACCCCGAAGCAACTCCACCACGACTTCCAGCACCACCCTGGCTTCCGCGACATCCGCCACGAACCCCTCGCCGCCGTCGACTTCCAGCCCGACCGCCTCCCGTTCCCCTGGCTCTACGCCTGGGGCATGAACCTCTCCGTGCGCCGCACCGACTTCGACGCCGTCGGCGGCTTCGACGAACGCTTCACCAGCTGGGGGACCGAAGACATCGAACTCGGCTACCGCCTGCGCCGCCACGGCCTCGCCACCCGCTTCGACCTCACCGCCTGGGCCGTCGAACCACCCCACGACCGGGACACGGGGGAGATGCTCGCCGGCGCCAAGCGCACCATGCGCCAGTTCCTCGACCAGACCCACGAACCCGACGTCGAACTCGTCTGGGCCGCCCTCGAACGCGACGACCCGCTCATCGCCGAAGCCGAACACCACGCCCTCACCGCGTGGACCGACCGGGCACGCACCCTCGACGTCCGACCGGAGATCGAACACCACGCCGCGGACGCCGGGGGACCGGTGTGCGTCATCGGCTGCGGCGACGACATCCCGGACCTGCCCGACGGCAGCGTGCTGATCGACTTCGACGCCGACGTCCTGGAGAAGGCCGCGGGCCCGCACGAACGCCACCACGCGATCGGGCTGCAGGTCCCGCTGCCGGACAACGCGGTGCAGCGCGTCGTCGTCACGTCACGGCTCGCCGGCCTGTGGCGCACGTGGGGTGACGTCATCACCGCCGAGGCCGGGCGAGTGGGCAGGGAAGCGCCCAGGGTCGTCGCCGAACCTCTTACTTAA
- a CDS encoding GrpB family protein, translating into MGLSEERIRAVHVGVAPVVNGRVVLVDYDPEWPALYEREAERVRGALGAGVVGLAHVGSTSVPGLAAKPVVDVVLEVADSADEASYVPALEAVGYVLRIREPEWLQHRMFKGPDVNVNLHVFTAGEPEVGRMVAFRDRLRASVADRVLYERTKRELAARDWVYVQQYADAKAGVVADILGRA; encoded by the coding sequence GTGGGGTTGTCGGAGGAGCGGATCCGGGCGGTGCACGTGGGTGTGGCGCCGGTGGTGAACGGTCGGGTGGTGTTGGTGGACTACGACCCGGAGTGGCCTGCGTTGTACGAGCGTGAGGCGGAGCGGGTGCGGGGTGCGTTGGGTGCCGGGGTGGTGGGGTTGGCGCACGTGGGGTCGACGTCGGTGCCGGGGTTGGCGGCGAAGCCGGTCGTGGACGTGGTGCTGGAGGTGGCGGATTCGGCGGATGAGGCGTCGTACGTGCCGGCGTTGGAGGCGGTGGGGTACGTGCTGCGGATCCGGGAGCCGGAGTGGTTGCAGCACCGGATGTTCAAGGGGCCGGACGTGAACGTGAACCTGCACGTGTTCACGGCGGGTGAGCCGGAGGTGGGGCGGATGGTGGCGTTCCGGGACCGGTTGCGGGCTTCGGTGGCGGATCGGGTGTTGTACGAGCGGACGAAGCGGGAGTTGGCGGCGCGGGACTGGGTGTACGTGCAGCAGTACGCGGACGCGAAGGCCGGTGTGGTGGCCGACATCCTGGGTCGGGCCTGA